One Methanobrevibacter arboriphilus JCM 13429 = DSM 1125 DNA segment encodes these proteins:
- a CDS encoding right-handed parallel beta-helix repeat-containing protein — MFRKYFCIVILLLCVCFCMNGVAATDNITHYDDINCLSDNNQVTNTSVVNKSNNQDNVVESVNNGSVSNNDFNRVSTLEDNKANIQSTTYQGNVFNVNNGMYYDDLQEAIDFSSPGDTLEVYGGSYRDINVYTKYELSIFCIDFYSVIIDGLKLEFSNMCNISGFNITYIELYNSNENTFNNNHFNNLETFNFWSNKPLISLFGSYDNLFISNSFFQFRDNIFVYSIDSSSIFNFNSFERIYGYYYSTGIYTDVELINSQMDLDNNLWYWLGYQFSNRDYNIFLRDTLINNQGSVLSFDKVIIPQFNIINENLIIDFNFNSWGENLSTIGNMTNVRILIGFCAWADLYDILNSKIEIELPSNYLENIVISFETFSYEINNYVFNHNNSKYYDSLQEAFSYANNGDILTVKGSILDFLLYKNLTIIGNGLTINNLLINGSGSGSKILNLNIRNLKITNSNYLNLLNNQIENLLINNSNFNTFFSNNNINNVEIFNSSNLNFSSNQIGTFFMDNSYYNNIFNNKMKNIKLNNSSNIIISHNNFSNNLDGAGISINAGNNNSIICNFIVNCIHGIEAFDSEYLFFSENTIKNIFSCGILSYNTNYVDINNNEIINCGVGILIDGFSNELSNNFIINSSDSGILYTGGSGSIINNIIQYCGNYGIFTSGFNNYIENNRVSYANMTGIIIADLNDIWNFVRNNTITNSKNGIAVNGYRNFILNNNISDVLLYGIAIFGNDNNEISYNIIKNCHNGINLNDSSNNIVNSNNISNVTSNGIEILGYSLKNLIESNYINKTQNGIVDKGFFNYILKNLIFNCSGSGISISGINLTTINSTIINNTIQNCAKGISVNSNSYLSITNHIISFNIIKDCSQWGIDFIGSNAQINNNNISNANGGIQLNGYYNMITYNDIRNIQNNGIEVTGDSYNLIIFNNTIKDCGQIGIDFEGIYSTISYNNIFNVNEGICINGHELNVTDNNIQNCTNNGITVESGTYYSSNHVISNNTIKDCGQRGIDFEGIYSTISYNNMSNVNGGIYVYGFGNDILNNDIVGKNRSEWGIAIGGYNNNIKNNNVRNTKGIGSSDWVNNSFLNNTVT; from the coding sequence ATGTTTAGAAAGTATTTTTGTATAGTTATTTTGCTTTTATGTGTTTGTTTTTGTATGAATGGTGTTGCAGCTACTGATAATATTACTCATTATGATGATATTAATTGTTTAAGTGATAATAATCAGGTTACTAACACGTCTGTTGTGAATAAATCTAATAATCAGGATAATGTAGTTGAATCAGTTAATAATGGTTCTGTTTCAAATAATGATTTTAATAGAGTTTCAACTCTCGAGGATAATAAAGCTAATATTCAAAGTACTACTTATCAGGGTAATGTTTTTAATGTAAATAATGGTATGTATTATGATGATTTGCAGGAAGCTATTGATTTTTCAAGCCCAGGTGATACTTTAGAAGTTTATGGAGGTTCTTATAGAGATATAAATGTTTATACTAAGTATGAATTAAGTATTTTTTGTATTGATTTTTATAGTGTTATTATTGATGGTTTAAAACTTGAATTTAGTAATATGTGTAACATTTCTGGTTTTAATATAACTTATATTGAACTTTATAATTCTAATGAAAATACTTTTAATAATAATCATTTTAATAATTTGGAAACTTTTAATTTTTGGTCAAATAAGCCACTTATTAGCTTATTTGGGTCTTATGATAATTTATTTATTAGTAATAGTTTTTTTCAATTTAGAGATAATATATTTGTTTATTCTATTGACAGTTCTTCTATTTTTAATTTTAATAGTTTTGAGAGAATCTATGGTTATTATTATTCTACAGGCATCTATACTGATGTTGAATTGATAAACAGTCAAATGGATCTTGATAATAATCTATGGTATTGGTTGGGCTATCAATTTAGTAATAGAGACTATAATATTTTTTTAAGAGATACTTTAATTAATAATCAGGGTTCTGTATTATCTTTTGATAAAGTGATTATTCCACAATTTAATATAATAAATGAAAACCTAATAATTGATTTTAATTTTAATTCATGGGGTGAAAATTTATCTACAATAGGCAACATGACTAATGTTAGAATTTTAATAGGATTTTGTGCATGGGCTGATTTGTATGATATTTTAAATAGTAAAATAGAAATTGAACTTCCATCTAATTATCTAGAAAATATAGTTATTTCATTTGAAACTTTTTCATATGAAATAAATAATTATGTTTTTAATCATAACAATAGTAAATATTATGATAGTTTGCAAGAAGCTTTTTCTTATGCAAACAATGGGGACATATTAACAGTTAAAGGATCAATTTTAGATTTTTTGCTTTATAAAAATTTAACAATAATTGGGAATGGATTAACAATAAATAATTTGTTAATTAATGGTAGTGGTAGTGGTTCGAAAATTTTAAACTTAAATATAAGAAATTTAAAAATAACAAACTCCAACTATTTAAATCTTTTAAATAATCAAATTGAAAATTTATTAATAAACAATTCCAATTTTAACACATTTTTTTCAAACAATAATATAAATAATGTGGAAATATTTAATTCTAGTAATTTGAATTTTTCTAGTAATCAAATCGGTACTTTTTTTATGGATAATTCTTATTATAATAATATTTTTAACAATAAAATGAAAAATATAAAACTTAATAATTCAAGTAATATTATTATTTCTCATAATAATTTTAGTAATAATTTAGATGGTGCAGGTATTAGTATAAACGCAGGAAATAATAATAGTATTATTTGTAACTTTATTGTGAATTGTATTCATGGGATTGAAGCTTTTGATTCTGAATATCTGTTCTTTAGTGAAAATACTATAAAAAATATTTTTTCTTGTGGAATATTAAGTTATAATACAAATTATGTTGATATTAATAATAATGAGATCATTAATTGTGGTGTGGGAATATTAATAGATGGTTTTAGTAACGAACTTTCAAATAATTTTATTATAAATTCCTCAGATAGTGGAATTTTATATACTGGAGGTTCAGGTAGTATAATAAACAACATAATTCAATATTGTGGTAATTATGGTATTTTTACAAGTGGTTTTAACAATTATATAGAAAACAATCGTGTATCTTATGCAAACATGACAGGAATAATAATTGCTGATTTAAATGATATATGGAATTTTGTAAGAAATAATACAATAACAAATAGTAAAAATGGAATAGCTGTGAATGGTTATAGGAACTTTATATTAAACAATAATATTTCTGATGTTTTATTGTATGGAATTGCAATTTTCGGAAACGATAATAATGAAATCAGTTATAATATAATTAAAAATTGTCATAATGGAATAAATTTAAACGATAGTTCTAATAACATAGTAAATTCAAATAATATAAGTAATGTAACTAGCAACGGAATTGAAATATTAGGATATTCTTTAAAAAACCTAATTGAATCTAATTATATCAATAAAACTCAAAATGGTATTGTGGACAAGGGCTTTTTTAATTATATACTTAAAAATCTGATATTTAATTGTTCTGGCTCTGGAATTTCAATTTCAGGAATAAATTTAACAACAATAAATTCAACCATTATTAATAATACTATTCAAAATTGTGCTAAAGGAATTTCAGTTAATTCAAATTCATATTTATCTATAACTAATCATATAATTTCTTTTAATATTATTAAAGATTGTAGTCAGTGGGGAATTGATTTCATAGGATCTAATGCTCAGATAAATAATAATAATATTTCTAATGCAAATGGAGGAATACAGCTTAATGGATATTATAATATGATAACATATAATGATATTCGAAATATTCAAAATAATGGAATTGAAGTCACAGGAGATTCTTATAATTTAATAATTTTTAATAATACTATTAAAGATTGTGGTCAAATAGGTATAGACTTTGAAGGAATTTATAGTACTATAAGCTATAATAATATCTTTAATGTAAATGAGGGAATTTGTATTAATGGACATGAACTTAATGTTACAGATAATAATATTCAGAATTGTACTAATAATGGTATCACTGTTGAATCAGGTACTTATTATTCAAGTAATCATGTAATTTCTAACAATACTATTAAGGATTGTGGTCAGAGAGGTATAGATTTTGAAGGAATTTATAGTACTATAAGCTATAATAATATGTCTAATGTAAATGGTGGAATATATGTTTATGGTTTTGGGAATGATATATTAAATAATGATATAGTAGGTAAAAACCGTTCTGAATGGGGAATTGCTATAGGTGGTTATAATAATAACATTAAAAATAATAATGTGAGGAATACAAAAGGAATTGGTTCTAGTGACTGGGTTAACAATTCTTTTCTTAATAATACTGTAACATGA
- a CDS encoding tetratricopeptide repeat protein: protein MKRKFNKAREYREANEYDKALKIYNELLEKDYNLLDTYFNLGLIFLFKKDYDMAIRYFDDALSLDENNSRILSEKSAALYSLNHKKESLELINHALEINPENPYALLGKATHLIDNKEFEEALKLFDKMIAYEPENAIFWHDKSYVLNQLECFEESLDCVNRTLCLNPNMEKALLNKIFVLNNLNRFNEALKVSDDALNLNSEDYVLWFNRGISLKYLNNLDEALDCFEKSIDLKPDDFDLLLNKADVLYKLNRFDDALNFYNKSLKLDPNNEYALKGHERVLKKIKNED from the coding sequence TTGAAAAGGAAATTTAATAAAGCTAGGGAGTACAGAGAGGCTAATGAGTATGATAAAGCTTTGAAAATTTATAATGAGTTACTTGAAAAAGATTATAATTTATTAGACACTTATTTTAATCTTGGGTTAATATTTCTTTTTAAAAAAGATTATGATATGGCTATTCGTTATTTTGATGATGCATTGTCTTTGGATGAAAATAATTCAAGAATTTTATCTGAAAAGTCAGCTGCTTTATATAGTTTAAATCATAAAAAAGAATCTTTAGAGTTAATTAATCATGCTTTAGAAATAAATCCTGAAAATCCATATGCTTTATTGGGAAAAGCAACTCATCTCATTGATAATAAAGAATTTGAAGAAGCATTAAAATTATTTGATAAAATGATAGCTTATGAGCCGGAAAATGCAATATTTTGGCATGACAAAAGTTATGTTTTAAATCAGTTAGAATGTTTTGAAGAATCTTTGGATTGTGTAAATAGGACTTTATGTTTAAATCCTAATATGGAAAAAGCATTATTAAATAAAATTTTTGTTTTAAATAATTTGAATAGATTTAATGAGGCTTTAAAAGTTAGTGACGATGCTTTAAATTTGAATTCTGAGGATTATGTTCTTTGGTTTAATAGAGGAATTAGTTTGAAATATTTAAATAATCTTGATGAGGCTTTGGATTGTTTTGAAAAAAGTATAGATTTGAAACCTGATGATTTTGATTTATTACTCAATAAAGCTGATGTTTTATATAAATTAAATCGTTTTGATGATGCTTTAAACTTTTATAATAAATCTTTAAAATTAGATCCAAATAATGAATATGCTTTAAAAGGTCATGAAAGAGTTTTAAAAAAGATTAAAAATGAAGATTAA
- a CDS encoding tetratricopeptide repeat protein, protein MRNYNNVLDIFNKVLSIDCENHYALMDKGLVFLEIGRYAEALDLFNKCLINGLDNYSLWFFKAHALTSLKKYDEALDSLNKSLELEPNNADILYNKGYILEKLKRYQKSLEYYDKSLKINHNDIDTLEGRKRVLKEIKNNY, encoded by the coding sequence ATAAGAAATTATAATAATGTCTTGGACATTTTTAATAAAGTTTTAAGTATTGATTGTGAAAATCATTATGCATTAATGGATAAAGGATTGGTTTTTCTTGAAATAGGTAGATATGCTGAAGCTTTGGATTTGTTTAATAAATGCTTGATTAATGGTCTAGATAATTATTCATTATGGTTTTTTAAAGCTCATGCTTTAACTAGTTTAAAAAAATATGATGAAGCTTTAGATTCATTAAATAAGTCTTTAGAACTAGAACCTAATAATGCAGATATATTATATAACAAAGGATATATTTTGGAAAAATTAAAAAGATATCAAAAATCCTTAGAATATTATGATAAGTCTTTGAAAATAAATCATAACGATATTGATACTTTAGAAGGCCGTAAAAGAGTTTTAAAAGAGATTAAAAATAATTATTAA
- a CDS encoding transposase, with protein sequence MKIPIIYDEKDPKWILLLNIFKIIDSRKIHQEFTRNGIKPVKKGVVNFKIVLMSMFFASDISYVVSELKRSHELRKSLGFNQVPESNQIYEFLARFNQKKILEFVIKTLNKEFKPIKRGKRTVLIDGTDIQVDMNWNKQNYTKKFLEKKGLYWAKSASKGFYIGFKLTLALDYHTGQPLTMLIHKGSKHDSELFPEIMEKLRKRRIIRNKDIIIADKGYISFNNYREGILKYKIVPLIFPKENMKINKILSQFNYPLEYFKVKNKKEDIYKELVSKFKKLITKWKKFKKIRGKIEDFFKLTKKRLKNNKFHKYTKESIAKTSYLLVLLTGLIIKQGYNESESMQKLSET encoded by the coding sequence ATGAAAATACCAATTATTTATGATGAAAAAGACCCTAAATGGATATTGCTGTTGAATATATTTAAAATTATCGATTCTAGAAAAATTCATCAGGAATTCACTCGAAATGGAATTAAACCTGTTAAAAAAGGTGTTGTTAATTTTAAAATAGTTTTAATGAGTATGTTTTTCGCATCAGATATTTCATACGTTGTTAGTGAGCTTAAAAGAAGCCATGAGTTGAGAAAGTCTTTAGGATTTAATCAAGTTCCAGAATCAAATCAAATATATGAATTTTTGGCAAGATTTAATCAAAAGAAAATACTTGAATTCGTGATTAAAACATTAAATAAGGAATTTAAACCAATTAAAAGAGGAAAACGCACAGTTTTAATTGATGGAACCGATATACAGGTTGATATGAACTGGAACAAGCAAAATTACACTAAAAAATTTCTCGAGAAAAAAGGGCTTTATTGGGCCAAATCAGCTTCAAAAGGGTTTTATATAGGGTTTAAATTAACTTTAGCACTTGATTATCACACTGGACAACCATTGACCATGTTAATACATAAAGGATCTAAGCATGACTCTGAATTATTCCCTGAAATAATGGAAAAACTAAGAAAAAGAAGAATAATAAGAAACAAAGACATTATAATAGCAGATAAAGGATATATAAGTTTTAATAATTATCGTGAGGGAATTTTAAAGTATAAAATAGTTCCATTAATATTTCCAAAAGAAAACATGAAAATAAACAAAATTTTAAGCCAATTCAATTATCCTTTAGAATATTTCAAAGTTAAAAACAAAAAAGAAGACATTTACAAAGAATTAGTTTCTAAATTCAAAAAACTAATCACCAAATGGAAGAAATTTAAAAAAATAAGAGGAAAAATCGAAGATTTCTTCAAATTAACCAAAAAAAGACTGAAAAATAACAAATTCCACAAATATACAAAAGAATCCATAGCAAAAACAAGTTATCTGCTTGTACTTTTAACAGGACTCATCATAAAACAAGGATACAACGAATCAGAGAGCATGCAAAAGCTCTCAGAAACCTAA
- a CDS encoding DUF4367 domain-containing protein has translation MILIAILCVFAFNSLSNNDGVGYYIDDVGGYSFNIPTDLHLNNSYNDSESFNKIYWADDSSYSVMISVGKNFSSEKIESLIRNNSNSYEKIKINGKDAYLTENPSAIEYYVPINNDCIYLGIWNVNDHEKLAKKILNNI, from the coding sequence GTGATTTTAATTGCTATTTTGTGTGTATTTGCTTTTAACTCTCTTTCCAATAATGATGGTGTTGGTTATTATATTGATGATGTTGGAGGGTATAGTTTTAATATTCCTACTGATTTGCATTTGAATAATTCTTATAATGATAGTGAGTCTTTTAATAAGATTTATTGGGCTGATGATTCATCTTATTCTGTTATGATATCAGTTGGGAAAAATTTTTCATCTGAAAAAATTGAGTCATTAATAAGAAATAATTCTAATAGCTATGAAAAGATAAAAATTAATGGTAAAGATGCATATTTAACAGAAAATCCTAGTGCAATAGAATATTATGTCCCAATTAATAATGATTGTATTTATTTAGGAATATGGAATGTGAATGACCATGAAAAACTAGCTAAAAAAATTTTAAATAATATTTAA
- a CDS encoding tetratricopeptide repeat protein, translated as MISNFILKRKYNKALDYIKVSEFDKAVEIFNELVEKDYDLLNTYFYLGQIFFEECDFEKALCYFDKSLLFDENNVDVLMYKGLIFYELKQFNNALNVYEKVLKIQPDNLDAQFGKGIVLTVIKSYEDALNIFNKVLDIDDENASRLYIKSYALIELDRFDEALDCLNKSLSLNPKNLEALINKIFVLNNLDKFNEALKTSDEALNLSSSDYHIWLNRGITLRNLNKLEDALDCFEESLILETDDIDSLLNKALVLCKLNCLEDSLECYNKTLKLDHNNKYALEGREEVLKKIKNND; from the coding sequence ATGATTTCAAATTTTATCTTAAAAAGAAAATATAATAAAGCTTTGGATTATATAAAAGTTAGTGAATTTGATAAGGCTGTTGAAATATTTAATGAGCTTGTTGAAAAAGATTATGATTTATTAAACACCTATTTTTATTTAGGGCAAATTTTTTTTGAGGAGTGTGATTTTGAGAAGGCTCTTTGTTATTTTGATAAGTCTTTATTATTTGATGAGAATAATGTAGATGTTTTAATGTATAAAGGTTTAATTTTTTATGAATTGAAACAATTTAATAATGCATTAAATGTTTATGAAAAAGTATTAAAAATTCAGCCTGATAATTTAGATGCACAATTTGGTAAAGGAATTGTTTTAACAGTAATTAAAAGCTATGAAGATGCTTTAAATATATTTAACAAAGTATTGGACATTGATGATGAAAATGCATCACGATTGTATATTAAATCTTATGCTTTGATTGAATTAGATCGTTTTGATGAAGCATTGGATTGTTTAAATAAATCTTTAAGTTTAAATCCTAAAAATCTTGAAGCTTTGATTAATAAAATTTTTGTTTTAAATAATTTAGATAAATTTAATGAAGCTTTAAAGACTAGTGATGAAGCTCTAAATTTATCTTCTAGTGATTATCATATTTGGCTGAATAGAGGTATTACTTTAAGGAATCTAAATAAATTAGAAGATGCTTTGGATTGTTTTGAAGAAAGTTTAATTTTGGAAACTGATGATATTGATTCATTACTCAATAAAGCTTTAGTTTTATGTAAATTAAATTGTTTGGAAGATTCTTTAGAATGTTATAATAAAACTTTAAAATTAGATCATAATAATAAATATGCTTTAGAAGGTCGTGAAGAAGTTTTAAAAAAGATTAAAAATAATGATTAA